Proteins encoded in a region of the Diadema setosum chromosome 7, eeDiaSeto1, whole genome shotgun sequence genome:
- the LOC140230952 gene encoding protein misato homolog 1-like: protein MDGKTREIVTLQCGHYANFVGTHFWNIQESTFSYDPNPAQLVPKDINNDVLFREGRTLQGEVTYTPRLVCVDLKGSLNTLRAEGILYDLKAEEDVHWGGDVTLHKSSPAHKNQFLADLEAQDEMFEHGECRPPTHGNDLLTPDNDSTEADTESEEHKGAKSVAQKSYNLNEEVAVWSDYLYGHLHPRTISIVKEYMHNSTIGQFDLYTQGKELLSRRDISNDIEDRLHFFVEECDHLQGFQVYLDFYNGFSGLGCGVLEGLADDYHGKGILTAGVAPTCFDDSNPLLDSYRVINSVLSFSRLVAHSSMFVPLSLASTLWRKVGSPVTFPHLEYKPSLHYHTSAVLACAMDTATLPLRATEGAVSLSMMTDAIAARGRKIGSLCTSLPLPLHHQSTLADMLSASPLPWQPVSPHHGMDLVDPFAQSVVLRGVPQNRLKRPPAANLNPYHSCHDEEEMLRNHLIANYPRTLSSGRCINPPCKTGAPFPHIFDSKVSREGQLMDEHRKEEQGVESIPMVTSLQSSPAARHLLSSLVSEAGRLDIHKFHGYTEEGLEEDEFKEHVQELEQLLGCYETETDRQLAQDNLDDDDDV, encoded by the exons atggATGGGAAGACAAGAGAAATTGTAACACTCCAATGTGGCCACTATGCAAATTTTGTTGGAACACATTTCTGGAATATTCAG GAATCCACATTTTCCTATGACCCAAACCCTGCTCAGCTGGTCCCTAAGGATATCAACAATGATGTGCTCTTTAGAGAAGGAAGAACATTACAG GGGGAGGTGACATACACCCCTCGCCTGGTGTGTGTGGACCTGAAAGGCAGTTTGAACACCTTGAGAGCAGAAGGAATCTTGTATGACCTCAAGGCTGAGGAGGATGTGCACTG gggTGGAGATGTCACTCTTCACAAAAGCAGTCCTGCTCATAAGAACCAGTTCTTAGCTGACCTTGAAGCACAAGAC GAGATGTTCGAGCATGGAGAATGCCGACCACCAACCCATGGCAACGACCTCTTGACCCCTGACAATGACTCCACTGAGGCAGACACTGAAAGCGAGGAGCACAAGGGTGCAAAGTCTGTGGCCCAAAAGAGTTACAATCTGAATGAGGAAGTTGCTGTGTGGTCAGACTACCTTTATGGTCACCTCCATCCTCGGACAATCTCCATCGTCAAGGAATATATGCACAACAG TACTATAGGACAATTTGATCTGTACACCCAGGGAAAGGAGTTACTTAGCAGGAGGGATATATCCAATGACATTGAAGACCGGCTGCACTTTTTTGTTGAAGAATGTGATCACCTGCAG GGTTTCCAGGTGTATCTTGATTTCTACAATGGATTCTCAGGGCTTGGATGTGGTGTGCTGGAGGGActtgctgatgattatcatgGCAAGGGGATCTTGACGGCAGGGGTAGCCCCCACCTGTTTTGATGATTCT AACCCCTTGCTTGACAGCTATCGTGTAATCAACTCCGTCCTGTCTTTCAGCAGACTTGTAGCTCACAGCTCAATGTTTGTGCCCCTTTCTCTCGCCTCGACGCTGTGGAGGAAAGTGGGGTCCCCCGTCACCTTCCCACATCTAGAGTACAAG CCTAGCCTACATTACCATACATCAGCTGTACTGGCATGTGCAATGGACACTGCCACCTTACCACTCAGGGCCACAGAGGGCGCTGTCTCCCTGTCCATGATGACGGATGCTATTGCTGCAAGGGGCAGGAAG ATTGGAAGCCTTTGTACTAGTCTTCCGCTCCCACTCCATCATCAATCCACACTGGCAGACATGTTGTCAGCATctccgttaccatggcaaccagtctCTCCTCATCATGGGATGGACCTGGTTGATCCTTTCGCACAATCTGTGGTGCTGCGAGGCGTACCTCAAAATAGATTGAAAAG GCCTCCAGCAGCAAACCTGAATCCGTATCACTCTTGCCATGATGAGGAAGAAATGCTGAGGAATCATCTCATTGCCAACTACCCACGGACACTAAG TTCGGGAAGGTGCATTAATCCACCTTGCAAGACGGGAGCTCCATTTCCTCACATCTTCGATTCAAAAGTCAGCAGAGAGGGGCAGTTGATGGACGAACacagaaaagaagaacaag GTGTTGAGAGCATCCCCATGGTAACGAGCCTGCAGTCCAGCCCAGCTGCCAGACATCTCCTGTCTTCGCTGGTCAGCGAGGCTGGACGTCTGGACATCCACAAGTTCCACGGCTACACAGAGGAGGGCCTGGAGGAGGATGAGTTCAAGGAACATGTCCAGGAGCTGGAGCAGCTCCTGGGTTGCTATGAGACGGAGACTGACCGCCAACTGGCCCAGGACAaccttgatgatgatgacgatgtctAG